The genomic window CTGCTGCTGACGCTTTTCTTTCGTCACTTTCCCAAGCTCATCGACGCCGGTCACGTGTACGTCGCCAAGCCGCCGCTGTTTCGCGTCGATGCGCCGGCGCGTGCCAAGAAGCCGGCTTCGAAGGTCTATGCGCTGGACGAAGGCGAGTTGGTTGCCATCCTCGACAAGCTGCGCAAGGACGGCGTGCGCGAAGGCGCCTGGAGCATCAGCCGCTTCAAGGGGCTGGGCGAAATGAACGCCGAACAGCTATGGGAAACCACGCTCAACCCGGACACGCGGCGCCTGATGCAGGTGCGGCTGGGGCGGCTCAGCTTCGCCGACACACAGGGCGAGATCACCAAGCTGATGGGCAAGGGCGAGGCCGCCGCCAGACGCGAGCTGATGGAGTTGCGGGCCGATGACGTCGAGATCGACGTTTAGCTTTCGGACCGCGGCAGTCGCTCTGCTGTTGGCGCTGGGCCAGCACGCCGCGATGGCGGCCGACATCTTCGGCTACATCGACGAAAAGGGCGTGGCGCATTTCGCGGCCGAGAAACTCGACTCGCGCTACCAGATCTTCTTCAAGGGCGGCCAGAGTTTCGACACGGCCAATGGCCTGGGCCGGCGCGGCAGGCCGGATGCGGTGAGCGGCATGGTGCCGCCCGCTTCGCAAACGTTGATCGCGCTGTTCGAGGCATCGCCGACTTACAAGACCGCGAAGACCGCCTTGCGCGACGCGTCGCAGCGCCACGCAATCGACTACGAGCTGCTGCAGGCGTTGATCGCGGCCGAGTCGGGTTTCGATGCGCAAGCGGTCTCGCCGAAGGGCGCCATCGGCCTCATGCAATTGATGCCCGCCACCGCGCAGCGTTACGGTGTGCAATCCGACAAGAAGAGCAGCGTCGAGACCAAGCTGTTCGATCCGCGGGTGAACATCGCGGCCGGATCGCGTTATCTGCGTGATTTGATATCGATGTTCCCGGGCGAGCTCGACCTGGCCATTGCGGCCTACAACGCGGGCGAGGGCGCGGTGCAGCGTGCCGGCAACAAGATTCCCAATTACAAGGAGACGCAGAATTACGTGAAGACGGTGCTGCAGCTCTATGCTTATCTGAAGCCGGATGCCGGCGCCACGTACGGCGCTCGTGGCGGCAAAGTGCCCGGTCGGGTGCGCATGGAAATCGGCGGGGCGCTGGGACGCGGCAACATGCCGCCGGCGCAACGCGCGCAGATGCCGACCATGCCCTACGCGCCGCAAACGTCGGCCGAGCCGTCGACGCCTTTGGCTTTGCCTTCGTCTGTCCCTTCGCCTTCTCTGCCCCGTGCGGCCTTGCCCATGACCCCGCCGCCGACCTCGCCCTACATGCCCGAGGTGCCGGTGATGGCACCGCCGGCCACCCAGTAACCTTTTTTTCTTCGAACCGACTGTGACGATGGACTCCCAACCTCCGCTCGACCTCACGAGCCCGCCCGACAGCGATGGCGACGGCACCACGCTGACCCTGGCCGACTACGCCCAGACCGCCTACCTCGAATACGCGCTCAGCGTGGTCAAGGGCCGCGCGCTGCCCGATGTGTCCGATGGCCAGAAGCCGGTGCAGCGGCGCATCCTCTATTCGATGTCACGCATGGGGCTCGGCTTCGGCGGCACGAATGGGGCAGTGGGCGCAAAACCGGTCAAGTGCGCGCGGGTGGTGGGCGACGTGCTCGGCCGCTTTCATCCGCACAGCGACCAGGCCGCCTACGACGCGCTGGTGCGCATGGCGCAAAACTTCTCGCAGCGCTATCCGCTGGTCGACGGCCAGGGCAACTTCGGCAGCCGCGACGGCGACGGCGCCGCGGCCATGCGCTACACCGAGGCACGGTTGGCGCGCATCACCAGCCTGTTGCTCGACGAGATCGACGAAGGCACGGTCGACTTCATCCCCAACTACGACGGCAGCACGGAAGAGCCGCGCCTGCTGCCCGCACGCCTTCCGTTCACTCTGCTCAATGGAGCGAGCGGCATCGCGGTCGGCCTGGCCACCGAGATCCCGAGCCACAACCTGCGCGAGATCGCCGACGCCTGCGTGGCGCTCATCAAGACGAACGGCAAGCTGAGCGAAGAAGAGTTGCTGGCCATCGTGCCTGGCCCGGATTACCCCGGAGGCGCGCAGATCATCAGCCCCGCCAGCGACATCGCCGAGGCCTACCGCACCGGCCGCGGCTCGCTCAAGGTCCGCGCGCGCTGGAAGATCGAAGAGCTGGCGCGCGGCCAGTGGCAGCTGGTCGTCAACGAGCTGCCGCCCGGCGTCAGCACGCAGAAGGTGCTCGAGGAAATCGAGGAGCTCACCAATCCGAAGATCAAGGCCGGCAAGAAAGCGCTGAGCGCCGATCAGACGCAGCTCAAGGCCGCATTGCTGTCGGTGCTGGACGTGGTGCGCGACGAGTCGAATAAGGACGCGGCGGTGCGACTGGTGTTCGAGCCCAAGACGTCACGCATCAGCCAGGAAGATTTCGTCACGACGCTGCTGGCGCAGACGTCGCTGGAAACCTCGTCGTCGATCAACATGACGATGGTCGGCATCGATGGCAAGCCGACGCAGAAGTCGCTCAGGCAGATGCTCAACGAGTGGATCGCCTTCCGCGAGATCACCGTCGAGAAGCGCTCGCGCCATCGCCTGAGCAAGGTACTGGACCGCATCCACATTCTCGAAGGCCGGCAGCTGGTGCTGCTGAACATCGACGAAGTGATCGCGATCATTCGCGCGGCCGACGACCCGAAAGCGGCGTTGATCGCGCGCTTCGCCCTGAGCGAGCGGCAGGCCGAGGACATCCTCGAAATCCGCTTGCGTCAGCTGGCGCGGCTCGAAGCGATCAAGATCGAGCAGGAGCTCAAGGGCCTGAAGGAAGAGCAGAAAAAGCTCGACGACATTCTGGGCAGCCCGACTGCATTGCGTCGCTTGCTAGTGAAAGAAATCGAAGCCGACGCCAAGCTCTTCGAAGACCCGCGCCGCACTTTGATCCAGGCCGAGAAGCGCGCCGTCGCCGAGGTCAAGGTGATCGATGAGCCGGTTACCGTGATCGTGTCGCAGAAGGGCTGGGTCCGCGCGCAAAAGGGCTGGGCCAGCGAGAAGGTGGTCGCGGGCACGACGCCTGCAGAGTACGCATTCAAGTCCGGCGATGCGCTCTATGCCGTCTTCGAATGCCGAACGATCGACACGCTGCTCGTGTTCGGCACGGCCAAAGAGAAGGGCGTCCGCGTCTACACCGTGGCGGTGGCATCGCTGCCCGGCGGCCGGGGCGACGGACAACCCGTGACGACGCTGATCGAGCTCGACAGCGGCACCCAGGTCGCGCACTATTTCGCGGGCCCGGCCAGCGCCAGCCTGTTGCTCGCCAATACCGGCGGCTATGGCTTCATCGCGACGGTCGACAGCATGATGTCGCGCCAGCGCGGCGGCAAGGCCTTCTTCGACGTCGGCGAGGGTGAGCAGCTCTGCCGTCCTTCGCTGGTGCACATCGGCGAAAAAAGCGCTCTTGGGGGCGAAGCGATACCCGCCGCCACGCACGTGGCCTGCGCATCGACCGGCGGACGCATCCTGACCTTCGAGATCGCCGAGATGAAGAACCTGCCGAAGGGCGGCCGCGGACTGACCCTGATCGACCTCGAAGCCAAAGACACACTGGCCGGTGCGGCCGCCTACACGCGCAGCGTAAAAATCGAAGGCATCGGCCGCGGCGGCAAGGAACGCGACGAGACCCTGGAGATTCGTACCCTCAACAATGCGCGCAGCAGCCGTGGCCGCAAGGGCAAGGCGGCGGACCTCGGCTTCAAGCCGACCAGCGTCGTCCGCGTTTTATAAGCACGGCAAGAAAGAAACGGCCATGGAATTCGGCGTCGTCGGCATCTCGTTTTTTCTGGTGGCATGCATCGGCAGCTTCGCGTTGTCGCGTTGGCTCAGCAGGCGCCGTCGTGCAGACCGGCGCAACCGCGAGCGCGCTGCCAGCGAGGCGGTGCAGAGTCGCCAGGTTCGTCGCGCGCGGCAACGGCGCGGCGGGTAGCAGCCGCGCCGTCGGGTGGCAAAGTCGCAGTCGGCAGAGCCGCCGACATGTCAGGCGTCCGAGGCGTCTCAGGCGGACATCAGCGGTCCGTTGCCGCCGGTCATAGGTGCGTCTACCGCCGACATGCCAGCCGCGATCACAGCCAGCAGTGTGTCGCCGAAGCCGCCGCGCGCGCGGGCATTCCGACGCGCGCTGGTGCTCACGCGCGGGGCCGCGCTCCACGCGATGCGGGCACCCGCCGCCTGAAGCGCTTCGACCAGCGCCACGTCTTCGCTGCAAGCCAGCGGCCTGAAGCCGCCCACGCGGCGATACGCTTCGGCCGACACGCCCAGGTTGGCGCCGTGAATGTGGCGGTGCCCGTCGGCATCCGTGTAGGTGCGGGCGAAATGTTCGCGAATGAATTCACTGTGAGCGCCGTGTGCGCTCCAGTCGTCGATGCCGATCGAGCCGCACACTGCGTCCGCCTCCTGCGCCAGTTGCTTCACCAGCCAGTCGGGCGAAACGATGGTGTCTGCATCGGTAAAAGCGAGCCATCGCGCGCCGTCGTCCAGCATGCGGGTGGCACCGGCCGCGCGTGCCATGCCGACGTTGCGGACAGACAGCGGCAAGGTCGTGACGTCGTGCGCTGCGCCGTAGGTTTCGACGATGGAGCCGGTGGCGTCGTCGCAGCTGTCGAGCACCACCATCACGCGCACCGGCTCGCAGTTCAGTGCCGGATGAGTGGCCGCCTGCGTCACGGCGGCCAGCGTGGCGCCGATGTGCTCGGCCTCGTTGTGTGCGGGGATGACGATGCCGATCATCGAATGCCTTCCAGTTGTGCCACCGAACGGCTGTCGCGGGACCACACCCGCAACAGGAAATCGTCTTCGTCGTGGCGCACGCATTGCGAAAGGCCGATGTCGGCCAGGGCGGCGTGCACCGCTTCCGTGGAAAGAGCGCGCTCCGAGAAGTCGGGCCGCCAATCGCAAGCGACCAGCACCCCTTCTGCAGCAAGCGACGCGGCGCAGCAACGCGCCACACGGTGCATGGCCGCGGCGTCGAGAAAGTAGCCGACCTCGCTCAACACGATGAGGTCGAAGGGCGCGTCGGCAGCAGGCCAGTCGCGCGGCAGAACGTGTTTGTCGACGCGCACGTTGTCTAGTGCTTCGGTGCGCTCGCGTGCAGCGGTCACGGCGTTGTCGGAGAAGTCGCTTGCCAGCACGTGGTCGCAGCGCGAGGCGAGTTCGACCGTCAGCTCGGCCGCTCCGCAGCCTGGCTCATAGGCGCGGCCGTAGCGTGGGTGCGGCAACGCGGCCATCAGCACGGCCCGCTTGCGCTGCTCGTACCAGCGCGTGCGCAACGCGTACGGGTCGGCGCTGTGGCCGTACATCGCGTCGAAGTACGCAGTCTTGTCGGTCATCGGGGCAGGCGCGGTCATTCGAAGACCACCTCGAACGGGCGCGCCGCGCGTGCGACCGTCGTGCTGCGAAGGATCGGTCCGGCTCCGGTCGACGCGTCGGGCAAGAGCTGGCTGCTGAAGGCCTGCACCGCATGGCGCTTGCGCTCGGCAGCGTCGGCATCGAGCACGATGCGGCGCGCGCGACCCCAGGGGAGACGCGTGTCGGCGGGCTTGGCCCAGTGCCACGCCCACACTGGCACCTCGATAAGGCGTGCACCGCTGTGCAGCGACGCCACGGAACAGGCATCGCCGGTGGCTTCATGGTCCGGATGGCCGTCGCGACGCCAGGTAGTGAAGAGCACGTCGTCGGCCGTGAGCAGCGGCGCAAGCCGTTCAGCGAGCAAATCGCGATAGCCTTCGATCTGGCCATCGGGCAGGCCGAGTCGCACGGGCTCGGTAGCGATGCCGAGCCGATGCAATGCGATCCGGCTTTCATGCGGCCGCTCGCGCACCAGCCGGTCTACCGGCCATTCGGTAGAGCCGACATGGCTCGCAGTGCCGTCGGTGACGGCGACGATCAACACGGGTGCGCCGAGCCGGGCGAGCTGCGCTAGCAGCCCGCCGACCGCGAGGATTTCGTCGTCCGGATGCGGCGCCACCACCACCGCACGTGCGCCGTGCGGCACCATCTCGCTCGCCGTCAGGGCGGGCAGTTGCACGAGGCGAGGCCAGCCCAGCCATTCGGCTTCAGTGGTGCCGACGCCTTCGATGGCACGGTCGTTTGGCACGGAGATCACAGCATCCATGACGCGGCTTTCGATTCAAGCGCCAGCGCGCCGAGCGACGCCAGATCCCGCTCGGCGTGGCTTTGTCGGAGGAATACC from Variovorax sp. PAMC28562 includes these protein-coding regions:
- a CDS encoding glycosyltransferase, giving the protein MIGIVIPAHNEAEHIGATLAAVTQAATHPALNCEPVRVMVVLDSCDDATGSIVETYGAAHDVTTLPLSVRNVGMARAAGATRMLDDGARWLAFTDADTIVSPDWLVKQLAQEADAVCGSIGIDDWSAHGAHSEFIREHFARTYTDADGHRHIHGANLGVSAEAYRRVGGFRPLACSEDVALVEALQAAGARIAWSAAPRVSTSARRNARARGGFGDTLLAVIAAGMSAVDAPMTGGNGPLMSA
- the parC gene encoding DNA topoisomerase IV subunit A, which produces MDSQPPLDLTSPPDSDGDGTTLTLADYAQTAYLEYALSVVKGRALPDVSDGQKPVQRRILYSMSRMGLGFGGTNGAVGAKPVKCARVVGDVLGRFHPHSDQAAYDALVRMAQNFSQRYPLVDGQGNFGSRDGDGAAAMRYTEARLARITSLLLDEIDEGTVDFIPNYDGSTEEPRLLPARLPFTLLNGASGIAVGLATEIPSHNLREIADACVALIKTNGKLSEEELLAIVPGPDYPGGAQIISPASDIAEAYRTGRGSLKVRARWKIEELARGQWQLVVNELPPGVSTQKVLEEIEELTNPKIKAGKKALSADQTQLKAALLSVLDVVRDESNKDAAVRLVFEPKTSRISQEDFVTTLLAQTSLETSSSINMTMVGIDGKPTQKSLRQMLNEWIAFREITVEKRSRHRLSKVLDRIHILEGRQLVLLNIDEVIAIIRAADDPKAALIARFALSERQAEDILEIRLRQLARLEAIKIEQELKGLKEEQKKLDDILGSPTALRRLLVKEIEADAKLFEDPRRTLIQAEKRAVAEVKVIDEPVTVIVSQKGWVRAQKGWASEKVVAGTTPAEYAFKSGDALYAVFECRTIDTLLVFGTAKEKGVRVYTVAVASLPGGRGDGQPVTTLIELDSGTQVAHYFAGPASASLLLANTGGYGFIATVDSMMSRQRGGKAFFDVGEGEQLCRPSLVHIGEKSALGGEAIPAATHVACASTGGRILTFEIAEMKNLPKGGRGLTLIDLEAKDTLAGAAAYTRSVKIEGIGRGGKERDETLEIRTLNNARSSRGRKGKAADLGFKPTSVVRVL
- a CDS encoding lytic transglycosylase domain-containing protein, which translates into the protein MTSRSTFSFRTAAVALLLALGQHAAMAADIFGYIDEKGVAHFAAEKLDSRYQIFFKGGQSFDTANGLGRRGRPDAVSGMVPPASQTLIALFEASPTYKTAKTALRDASQRHAIDYELLQALIAAESGFDAQAVSPKGAIGLMQLMPATAQRYGVQSDKKSSVETKLFDPRVNIAAGSRYLRDLISMFPGELDLAIAAYNAGEGAVQRAGNKIPNYKETQNYVKTVLQLYAYLKPDAGATYGARGGKVPGRVRMEIGGALGRGNMPPAQRAQMPTMPYAPQTSAEPSTPLALPSSVPSPSLPRAALPMTPPPTSPYMPEVPVMAPPATQ
- a CDS encoding class I SAM-dependent DNA methyltransferase, with translation MTAPAPMTDKTAYFDAMYGHSADPYALRTRWYEQRKRAVLMAALPHPRYGRAYEPGCGAAELTVELASRCDHVLASDFSDNAVTAARERTEALDNVRVDKHVLPRDWPAADAPFDLIVLSEVGYFLDAAAMHRVARCCAASLAAEGVLVACDWRPDFSERALSTEAVHAALADIGLSQCVRHDEDDFLLRVWSRDSRSVAQLEGIR
- a CDS encoding PIG-L deacetylase family protein, with the protein product MDAVISVPNDRAIEGVGTTEAEWLGWPRLVQLPALTASEMVPHGARAVVVAPHPDDEILAVGGLLAQLARLGAPVLIVAVTDGTASHVGSTEWPVDRLVRERPHESRIALHRLGIATEPVRLGLPDGQIEGYRDLLAERLAPLLTADDVLFTTWRRDGHPDHEATGDACSVASLHSGARLIEVPVWAWHWAKPADTRLPWGRARRIVLDADAAERKRHAVQAFSSQLLPDASTGAGPILRSTTVARAARPFEVVFE